One window of the Lactococcus lactis genome contains the following:
- a CDS encoding DUF2142 domain-containing protein, with product MKKRINKKIDKKEILENKIHKIYFVLAVVIGIILSVGMPLFSEPDGQWHYSVSTNMVHLSNDLSAYGEPVGTGLNVQKSAYQRGNHFEQYFENKIVKMPIQNIPRTNSIPPVLSSNFLGHLIPAIGVWIGYHIYPSAGVMIVVGRLFSSIISSFIICLIIKKIQKGKLVVFALSLTPVIAGTLASLTYDTFSYLLALLVFLITTNLLVTKQITWKRIASIGIVSVLIVLGAKTNVKLLLLLFPLVLFILVFEKFKDKRKIHFEFRGRKLWIFSMVILGFIIIAMGIIFTIKPSLIFSIYRIIINFSVNLSPSLSMNNIFLGLLASPYPSYNYMPYWVAGAWYVIILLSMLVDKYPISKWVGLGAIAIFFINFLGVYHGFLTFQGGGYAPAPRSVIMGSIYGQQGRYFTPFLLVLALALASSKIRLQVVSGQAVLWLSAMLAIVSNIILLFATLFGIYYL from the coding sequence ATGAAAAAAAGAATAAATAAAAAAATCGATAAAAAAGAAATTTTAGAAAATAAAATTCATAAAATTTACTTTGTTTTAGCGGTGGTGATTGGAATTATTCTCTCCGTTGGTATGCCTTTATTTAGTGAACCAGATGGTCAGTGGCATTATTCGGTAAGTACAAATATGGTACATCTAAGTAATGACCTCTCAGCTTATGGAGAGCCTGTTGGGACAGGGTTGAATGTTCAAAAATCGGCTTATCAACGAGGAAATCATTTTGAACAGTATTTTGAAAATAAAATTGTCAAAATGCCCATTCAAAATATTCCTCGAACAAATAGTATTCCCCCAGTATTGAGTTCTAATTTTTTAGGTCACTTGATACCAGCAATAGGTGTGTGGATAGGATACCATATCTACCCTTCTGCTGGGGTAATGATCGTTGTAGGACGTTTATTTTCAAGTATAATTTCAAGTTTTATAATTTGTTTAATTATTAAAAAAATCCAAAAAGGTAAATTGGTTGTTTTTGCTTTATCTTTGACTCCAGTTATTGCTGGGACATTGGCAAGTCTAACTTATGATACGTTTTCATATCTACTTGCTCTGCTTGTTTTTTTAATTACTACAAATTTACTTGTAACGAAGCAGATTACATGGAAGAGGATAGCCTCTATTGGGATTGTTTCTGTTTTGATAGTGCTTGGGGCAAAAACTAATGTAAAATTACTATTACTACTTTTTCCTTTGGTATTATTTATTTTAGTATTTGAAAAATTTAAAGATAAAAGAAAAATTCATTTTGAATTTAGGGGTAGGAAATTATGGATTTTTTCCATGGTTATCTTAGGGTTTATAATTATTGCTATGGGAATTATTTTTACGATAAAACCTAGCTTGATTTTTTCAATTTATCGTATTATTATTAATTTTTCAGTAAATTTGTCCCCAAGTCTTTCAATGAATAATATATTCTTAGGGTTACTTGCGTCACCTTATCCAAGTTATAATTATATGCCTTATTGGGTTGCTGGAGCTTGGTATGTTATTATTTTACTGTCAATGCTCGTTGATAAGTACCCTATTTCTAAATGGGTTGGGTTAGGAGCAATAGCTATCTTCTTTATTAATTTTCTAGGAGTTTATCATGGCTTTTTGACATTTCAGGGAGGTGGATATGCTCCAGCGCCTCGTAGTGTAATAATGGGTTCAATTTATGGGCAACAGGGACGTTATTTTACTCCTTTCCTTCTGGTACTAGCCTTGGCTTTAGCGAGTTCAAAGATACGATTACAGGTCGTTTCTGGACAAGCAGTACTCTGGCTCTCGGCTATGCTGGCCATAGTTTCTAATATTATTTTGCTATTTGCGACCTTGTTTGGAATCTATTATCTATAG
- a CDS encoding glycosyltransferase family 2 protein — protein MKYTKDYTLSILTPTYNRAYTLDNLYRSLIGQLDKDLTWVVVDDGSTDNTEELISEYIRQNLIKIEYIKQENSGKHIAINSGVNIIATDLTMIVDSDDVLTVDAVKSIKEYWKKADKNNCVGVTFLRGYSETEVIGKKFPKNEMIDNANKVRYNLGISGDKAEVVRTDMLKKYPFPKFNGEKFLSEGILWKQLGSGTKTLFINEIIYITEYLSDGLTNSGRKLLIKNPLGAGLNAKLAMTKEFSFKMRLQNTLLYTAYGFFAKKKLSEIVHESGQSGLVITNLLFGWLIYRYWKNKYKL, from the coding sequence ATGAAATACACAAAGGATTATACTTTATCTATTTTAACCCCTACATACAATAGAGCGTATACGTTAGACAATCTATATAGAAGTTTGATTGGACAATTAGATAAAGATTTAACCTGGGTTGTAGTGGATGATGGAAGTACAGATAATACTGAAGAACTCATTTCAGAATATATAAGACAAAATCTAATTAAAATAGAGTATATCAAACAAGAAAATTCAGGAAAACATATTGCTATTAATTCTGGAGTGAATATTATTGCAACAGATTTGACTATGATTGTTGATAGTGATGACGTTTTAACAGTAGATGCGGTTAAATCAATAAAAGAATATTGGAAAAAAGCTGACAAAAATAACTGTGTAGGAGTAACTTTTCTTCGGGGTTATTCAGAGACTGAAGTTATTGGAAAAAAATTTCCTAAAAATGAAATGATTGACAATGCAAATAAAGTAAGATATAACTTAGGAATAAGTGGTGATAAAGCAGAAGTTGTCCGTACTGACATGTTAAAGAAATACCCTTTTCCCAAATTTAATGGTGAAAAGTTTTTGAGTGAAGGGATTTTGTGGAAACAGCTTGGTTCTGGTACCAAGACACTATTCATAAATGAGATTATTTATATTACAGAGTATCTATCAGATGGTTTGACAAACTCTGGAAGAAAATTATTAATAAAAAATCCTCTTGGAGCAGGGTTAAATGCTAAACTGGCAATGACTAAGGAGTTCTCATTCAAAATGAGGCTACAAAATACTCTTCTTTATACAGCTTATGGATTTTTTGCAAAAAAAAAGCTATCTGAAATTGTACATGAGAGTGGACAATCTGGGTTAGTAATAACTAATCTTTTATTTGGTTGGCTGATTTATCGTTATTGGAAAAACAAGTATAAATTATAG
- the hflX gene encoding GTPase HflX, which produces MIDLEEKQERVLLAGVETAENFQAFESSMIELAELTKTAGGLVIDQFTQKRERPDSRTMIGSGKLEQMRWAIEVGEIDTVIFNDRLSPRQNVNLEEALGVKVIDRMQLILDIFAMRARSHEGMLQVEEAQLNYLLPRLVGQGIMLSRQGGGIGSKGPGETKLETDRRYIRTRIENIDKALKKVEKTRENIRQNRSKSGIFRIGLIGYTNAGKSSIMNALVGLDKEQYEQNELFATLDATTKAVKLVEDFTVSLTDTVGFIQNLPTELIKAFKSTLEESANVDLLIHVVDASNPHHEIHEQTVLKIMEDLKLTNIPVLNVYNKMDIAPSDFLPTLSPSLQLSIKSESGVQWLKTAILEKLHELFDAFELELPYEKAYQLPELRKSALVQSVIEGEEGYQIKGLIAPELSWKLPNN; this is translated from the coding sequence TTGATAGATTTAGAAGAAAAACAAGAAAGAGTTCTCCTTGCAGGAGTGGAAACAGCTGAAAATTTTCAGGCTTTTGAGTCATCAATGATTGAACTTGCTGAACTGACAAAAACAGCTGGCGGCTTGGTTATTGACCAATTCACTCAAAAAAGAGAACGTCCAGATAGTCGGACAATGATTGGTTCTGGAAAATTAGAACAAATGCGTTGGGCGATTGAAGTGGGTGAAATTGATACGGTTATTTTCAATGATCGCTTATCACCAAGGCAAAATGTCAATTTAGAAGAAGCTTTGGGTGTCAAAGTCATCGATAGAATGCAATTGATTTTGGATATTTTTGCTATGCGTGCGCGCTCGCATGAAGGAATGCTTCAAGTTGAAGAAGCCCAGCTCAATTATCTTTTGCCTCGTTTGGTGGGACAAGGGATTATGCTCAGCCGTCAAGGTGGGGGAATTGGTTCTAAAGGGCCGGGTGAAACCAAGCTTGAAACAGATCGACGTTATATTCGCACTCGAATTGAAAACATTGATAAAGCCCTCAAAAAAGTTGAAAAAACAAGGGAAAATATTCGTCAAAATCGCTCGAAATCAGGAATTTTTCGGATTGGTTTAATTGGTTACACCAATGCCGGAAAATCCAGCATTATGAATGCTTTAGTTGGGCTTGATAAAGAACAATATGAGCAAAATGAACTTTTTGCGACTTTGGATGCCACAACAAAAGCAGTTAAACTGGTTGAAGATTTTACGGTGTCACTGACCGATACTGTCGGTTTTATCCAAAACCTGCCAACAGAGCTGATTAAAGCATTCAAATCAACACTAGAAGAATCAGCTAATGTTGATTTACTGATTCATGTTGTGGATGCCAGCAACCCTCATCACGAAATTCATGAACAAACAGTTTTGAAAATCATGGAAGATTTGAAGCTTACCAATATTCCTGTGCTGAATGTTTATAATAAAATGGATATAGCACCAAGTGATTTCTTGCCAACTTTATCGCCAAGTTTACAACTCTCAATTAAATCTGAAAGTGGCGTGCAATGGCTGAAAACAGCAATTTTGGAAAAATTACATGAACTTTTTGATGCTTTTGAGTTAGAGTTACCTTACGAAAAAGCCTATCAGTTACCTGAATTACGAAAAAGTGCCTTGGTGCAATCAGTGATTGAGGGTGAAGAAGGGTATCAGATTAAAGGATTGATTGCGCCTGAATTGAGTTGGAAATTACCCAATAACTAA
- a CDS encoding LicD family protein, translated as MKELTNEELRGIQLEQLKYIDSICRENGIEYTLAGGSLIGAIRHGGYIPWDDDIDIELMRPHYEHLISVLMNQLPNEKYALLHYKVRETYLPFAKLYDTRTSFTSKIDNLNRGTGVFLDIFPMDILPDNEEERQLFKKEFLKKAIQLTASNPHGLDFASSSKKIYFWGKLVLWMPQHIRFYGKYRILAEKLDKFMQKYRNSDNQLISYLYTGYKKAIFPKDIWEEYEDVKFEGLIARKLKNHEAYLTRQYGDYMKLPPENERVNHDYYKWYWKGDENGGTN; from the coding sequence ATGAAAGAACTTACTAACGAAGAACTTCGAGGAATACAATTAGAACAATTAAAATATATCGACAGTATTTGTCGAGAAAATGGAATTGAATACACACTTGCGGGTGGTTCTTTGATTGGGGCAATTCGTCATGGCGGCTACATTCCATGGGACGACGATATTGATATAGAGTTAATGCGCCCACATTATGAACATCTAATTAGTGTTTTAATGAACCAGCTACCAAATGAAAAATATGCGCTCTTACATTATAAAGTAAGGGAAACTTATCTCCCTTTTGCTAAACTTTATGATACTCGGACGAGTTTTACAAGTAAAATTGATAACTTAAATCGAGGGACTGGTGTCTTTTTAGATATCTTTCCAATGGATATTTTACCTGACAATGAAGAAGAAAGACAACTCTTTAAAAAAGAGTTTTTGAAAAAGGCAATTCAACTAACGGCTTCCAATCCTCATGGCTTAGATTTTGCAAGTTCAAGTAAAAAAATATATTTTTGGGGTAAACTTGTTTTATGGATGCCTCAACACATTCGTTTCTATGGAAAATATCGAATTTTGGCTGAAAAATTGGATAAATTCATGCAAAAATATCGTAATAGCGATAACCAATTAATTAGCTATCTTTATACTGGCTATAAAAAAGCTATTTTCCCTAAAGACATTTGGGAAGAATACGAAGATGTTAAGTTTGAGGGGTTAATCGCTCGAAAACTTAAAAATCATGAAGCGTATTTAACTCGTCAATATGGGGACTACATGAAACTCCCACCAGAGAATGAGCGAGTGAATCATGATTATTACAAATGGTATTGGAAAGGGGACGAAAATGGAGGAACCAATTAG
- a CDS encoding GH25 family lysozyme, with translation MKLKKSHIIPLILLSGLLIAKPVFAEDNVSQDDHPMGYYIKQEQEALLAQKNLPAPQTQVAPATPEEDESENTVTPTQTLPSSAIHVRMLSTAAPMLNSNTSSLPRRDAVDISSYQNWMNQADFYALRSAGVKTIVVKLTEGENYTNPYAKTQINMAKTAGLTIATYHFVSDPTRIQYEAAYYAKTAKTLGLSSNTVMIEDAEAPSTAYNWTNVSIVFKNTMASHGFHNIRYYTSQSWITSGVINTSTLGAKNMWVAQYPPGTPSTYAAMWKNSNTINSTYGAWQYTSEMRFKGGTANLLNNDLDTSIDYNNIFGAPSQNLQDVYRLYNANTGEHFYTLNFAEKTNLQNVGWRYEGIGWLSSSTGSPVYRVYNPNAKGGDHYYTMSKYEAQQLVSKGWRWDNNGGAAFYSNGSKNLYVAYNPNASSGSHNYTTNSYEQDNLLRLGWKYGAVAWKVN, from the coding sequence ATGAAACTGAAAAAATCCCACATTATTCCCCTAATTCTATTGTCAGGGCTATTAATCGCCAAACCAGTATTTGCTGAAGATAATGTTAGTCAAGATGACCATCCAATGGGCTACTACATCAAACAAGAGCAAGAGGCCCTCCTCGCCCAAAAGAACCTTCCTGCACCACAAACACAGGTTGCTCCAGCAACTCCAGAGGAGGATGAGTCTGAAAATACTGTAACCCCTACCCAAACTTTACCTTCTTCAGCTATTCATGTCCGTATGCTCTCGACTGCTGCTCCCATGCTAAATTCTAACACAAGTTCTCTACCTAGGCGTGATGCCGTTGATATTTCCAGCTACCAAAATTGGATGAATCAAGCCGATTTTTATGCTCTAAGATCGGCTGGTGTTAAGACAATCGTTGTAAAATTAACAGAAGGAGAAAATTACACTAATCCTTACGCTAAAACTCAAATTAATATGGCTAAAACGGCTGGGTTGACTATTGCCACTTATCACTTCGTAAGTGATCCAACACGTATCCAGTACGAAGCCGCATACTACGCTAAGACTGCAAAAACACTTGGTCTCTCTAGTAATACTGTTATGATTGAAGACGCTGAAGCTCCCTCTACCGCTTATAATTGGACAAACGTCTCAATCGTTTTTAAAAATACCATGGCTAGCCATGGTTTCCATAATATTCGTTACTATACTAGCCAAAGTTGGATAACGTCCGGTGTTATAAATACTTCAACTCTTGGAGCTAAGAACATGTGGGTAGCACAATATCCACCCGGGACACCCAGTACTTATGCTGCAATGTGGAAAAACTCAAATACAATAAACTCCACTTACGGCGCTTGGCAGTATACCAGCGAAATGCGTTTCAAAGGTGGAACAGCAAATCTTTTAAATAATGACTTAGATACTTCAATTGACTATAATAATATCTTCGGTGCTCCTTCACAAAACTTACAAGATGTCTATCGTCTCTACAATGCCAACACAGGTGAACATTTTTATACATTAAATTTTGCCGAAAAAACTAATCTTCAAAATGTTGGTTGGCGTTACGAAGGAATCGGTTGGCTTTCTTCCTCAACTGGTTCACCCGTTTATCGAGTTTATAATCCTAATGCAAAAGGTGGAGACCATTATTACACCATGAGCAAATATGAAGCACAGCAACTCGTTAGCAAAGGTTGGCGTTGGGACAATAATGGAGGAGCAGCTTTTTACTCAAATGGTTCCAAAAATCTCTATGTTGCCTACAACCCAAATGCTTCTTCAGGATCACACAACTACACCACAAATTCCTATGAACAAGACAACCTCCTCAGACTTGGTTGGAAGTATGGTGCAGTCGCGTGGAAAGTTAATTAA
- a CDS encoding NUDIX hydrolase produces the protein MEETSQDIGFTRNNQWFRYRAAGIIIKDDAVLMVGNDHNDYYYSVGGAVQLGETAEKACLREIYEETGLQLEIERLAFIHENFFTGQESDFLNKVNCHELSFYFLMKPLTENLSVKSESFGTDGSKEFLKWIPIAEYKNYKAFPTFFADELKNLSVNSQIKRIVTAE, from the coding sequence ATGGAAGAGACTAGTCAGGATATTGGTTTTACGCGTAATAATCAGTGGTTTCGATATCGGGCAGCTGGAATTATTATTAAAGATGATGCTGTTTTGATGGTTGGCAATGACCACAATGATTATTATTATTCGGTTGGTGGTGCCGTGCAACTGGGTGAAACGGCCGAGAAGGCTTGTCTGCGTGAGATTTATGAGGAAACTGGTTTACAACTTGAAATCGAAAGATTAGCTTTTATCCATGAAAATTTTTTTACAGGTCAGGAAAGTGATTTTTTAAATAAGGTCAATTGTCATGAATTGAGTTTTTATTTTCTGATGAAACCACTGACAGAAAATCTGTCAGTAAAATCGGAGAGTTTTGGGACTGATGGTAGCAAAGAATTTTTGAAATGGATTCCAATTGCTGAGTATAAAAATTACAAAGCTTTCCCGACATTCTTTGCTGACGAGCTGAAAAATCTGTCAGTAAATTCTCAAATCAAAAGAATTGTGACAGCTGAATAA
- the yqeH gene encoding ribosome biogenesis GTPase YqeH, protein MIENENTMEDLYCIGCGAKIQTEDKNALGFLPAGALKKKIAERDQMEAVQAGDEGSEASIKTEDLYCQRCFRLRHYNEIAPTSLTDADFLRLLKEIGQHDALIVNVVDIFDFNGSLIPNLHKLTGGNDLLMVANKRDVLPKSLKVGKLTAWLREQAASRSLKPKDILVTSAQNKDDVAELMEAIEYYRRGRDVYVVGVTNVGKSTLINAIIKSASGSEDVITTSRFPGTTLDKIEIPLDEDSALIDTPGIIHRGQMAHYLEPEDLKYVSPRKEIKPKTYQLNPEQTLFFGGLARFDFISGERQGMTAYFDNEINVHRTKLEGATEFYEKHKGELLAPALVGAKLVRSEFKITDKSDIVFSGLGWVRVPQKAVVAAWVPEGVDVVVRKALIG, encoded by the coding sequence ATGATTGAAAATGAAAATACAATGGAAGATTTGTACTGTATTGGTTGTGGTGCAAAAATTCAAACTGAGGATAAAAATGCACTTGGCTTTTTGCCTGCGGGTGCTTTGAAGAAAAAAATAGCTGAACGCGACCAAATGGAAGCTGTTCAGGCTGGAGATGAGGGAAGCGAAGCTTCTATCAAAACTGAGGATTTATACTGTCAGCGTTGTTTCCGTTTGCGCCATTATAATGAGATTGCACCGACAAGTTTGACGGATGCAGATTTTTTGCGTTTACTTAAAGAAATTGGTCAACATGACGCTTTGATTGTCAATGTGGTTGATATTTTTGACTTTAACGGCTCTTTGATTCCTAACCTTCATAAATTGACTGGTGGAAATGATTTACTCATGGTTGCCAATAAACGTGATGTTTTACCAAAATCACTAAAAGTTGGAAAATTAACTGCTTGGTTAAGAGAACAAGCGGCTTCACGTTCGCTTAAACCTAAAGATATCTTAGTGACTTCAGCTCAAAATAAAGATGATGTGGCTGAATTGATGGAAGCTATTGAATACTACCGCCGTGGGCGTGATGTCTATGTGGTTGGGGTAACGAATGTTGGTAAATCAACTTTGATTAATGCAATTATTAAATCAGCTTCAGGTTCTGAGGATGTGATTACAACTTCACGTTTCCCTGGGACAACCCTTGATAAGATTGAAATTCCGCTTGATGAAGATTCGGCATTGATTGACACACCGGGGATTATTCACCGTGGGCAAATGGCTCATTATTTGGAACCAGAAGATTTGAAATACGTGTCACCGCGTAAAGAAATTAAGCCGAAAACTTATCAGCTCAATCCTGAACAAACATTATTCTTTGGTGGTTTGGCACGTTTTGATTTTATAAGTGGCGAACGTCAAGGAATGACGGCTTATTTTGACAATGAAATCAATGTTCATCGGACGAAACTTGAAGGTGCGACTGAATTTTATGAAAAGCATAAAGGAGAACTCTTGGCCCCTGCTTTAGTTGGTGCCAAATTGGTTCGTAGTGAGTTTAAAATTACTGACAAATCGGATATTGTCTTTTCTGGTCTCGGCTGGGTTCGTGTGCCACAAAAAGCAGTTGTGGCAGCTTGGGTGCCAGAAGGTGTGGATGTAGTTGTTCGTAAGGCTTTGATTGGGTAA
- the tagD gene encoding glycerol-3-phosphate cytidylyltransferase, translating into MVAGTFDILHESHINLLKNARNLGDRLIVMLSTDEFNWSEKQKVSYQEYDTRKYILEAIRYVDLVVPEQSWEDKALYIDMFDVDVFAMGDDWRGKFDVLKEQFPNLKTMYFPRGKTSSSKIKEDLWKLYQEKQNIK; encoded by the coding sequence ATGGTCGCTGGTACCTTTGATATTTTGCATGAAAGTCACATTAATTTATTAAAAAATGCACGTAATCTTGGAGATCGTCTGATTGTTATGTTGTCTACAGATGAGTTCAATTGGAGTGAAAAACAAAAAGTTTCTTACCAAGAGTATGATACAAGAAAATATATCTTGGAGGCTATAAGATATGTTGACTTGGTAGTTCCAGAGCAATCTTGGGAAGATAAAGCACTTTATATTGATATGTTTGATGTAGATGTTTTTGCGATGGGAGATGATTGGAGAGGAAAATTCGATGTCTTAAAAGAACAATTTCCTAATCTCAAAACAATGTATTTTCCAAGAGGTAAGACATCTTCATCAAAAATAAAGGAAGATCTTTGGAAATTATATCAAGAAAAGCAAAATATAAAATGA
- the guaB gene encoding IMP dehydrogenase gives MSNWETKFLKKGFTFDDVLLIPAESHVLPNEVSMKTKLAKNLTLNIPIISAAMDTVTDSKMAISMARQGGLGVVHKNMSVEEQAEEIHKVKRSESGVITDPFFLTPNHKIEEAENLMATYRISGVPIVDTLENRKLVGIITNRDLRFITDYNQQIKNMMTSENLITAPVGTTLDTAARILQEHKIEKLPLVDEAGKLAGLITIKDIERVIEFPNAAKDEQGRLLVAGAVGVSSDTFERAEALFAAGADAIVIDTAHGHSAGVLRKIREIRNHFPDRTLIAGNIATGEGARALFEAGVDVVKVGIGPGSICTTRVVAGVGVPQITAIYDAANVAREFGKTIIADGGIKYSGDIVKALAAGGDAVMLGSMLAGTDESPGEFEIFQGRKFKTYRGMGSLAAMKKGSKDRYFQGAVNEANKLVPEGIEGRVAYKGTATDIVFQMLGGLKAGMGYTGAADITALHDSAQFIEMSGAGLKESHPHDVQITKEAPNYSVQ, from the coding sequence ATGTCAAACTGGGAAACTAAGTTTTTGAAAAAGGGATTTACTTTTGATGATGTATTGCTGATTCCAGCAGAGTCTCATGTTTTACCAAATGAGGTGAGTATGAAGACAAAGTTGGCTAAAAATTTGACTTTGAATATTCCAATTATCTCTGCTGCCATGGATACTGTAACTGACTCAAAAATGGCTATTTCAATGGCGCGTCAAGGTGGACTTGGTGTAGTTCATAAAAATATGTCTGTTGAGGAACAAGCTGAAGAAATTCATAAAGTGAAACGTTCAGAATCTGGTGTTATTACAGATCCGTTTTTCTTGACTCCAAATCATAAAATTGAAGAAGCTGAAAACTTGATGGCAACTTACCGAATTTCTGGCGTACCAATCGTTGATACGCTTGAAAATCGTAAATTGGTAGGGATTATTACTAACCGTGATTTGCGTTTTATTACGGATTATAATCAACAAATCAAAAATATGATGACTTCTGAAAATCTGATTACTGCTCCGGTTGGAACAACTTTAGATACAGCTGCTCGTATTTTGCAAGAGCATAAAATTGAAAAATTACCTTTGGTTGATGAAGCTGGTAAATTGGCTGGTTTGATTACAATTAAAGATATTGAACGTGTGATTGAATTCCCAAATGCTGCTAAAGATGAGCAAGGTCGTTTGCTTGTTGCTGGAGCAGTTGGTGTATCTTCTGATACTTTTGAGCGTGCGGAAGCTTTGTTCGCTGCAGGGGCTGATGCGATTGTTATTGATACGGCTCATGGACATTCAGCTGGTGTTTTACGTAAAATCCGTGAAATCCGTAATCATTTCCCAGACCGTACTTTGATTGCTGGTAATATTGCTACTGGTGAGGGTGCTCGTGCTTTGTTTGAAGCTGGTGTTGATGTGGTTAAAGTTGGGATTGGTCCTGGTTCTATCTGTACGACTCGTGTTGTTGCTGGTGTAGGCGTTCCGCAAATTACAGCCATTTATGATGCGGCAAATGTGGCGCGTGAATTTGGTAAAACAATCATCGCTGATGGTGGGATTAAATATTCTGGTGATATTGTTAAGGCGCTTGCTGCTGGTGGAGACGCTGTTATGCTTGGTTCAATGCTTGCAGGTACTGACGAATCTCCTGGGGAATTTGAAATCTTCCAAGGTCGTAAGTTTAAAACCTACCGTGGAATGGGTAGCTTGGCAGCAATGAAAAAAGGTTCTAAAGACCGTTATTTCCAAGGGGCTGTTAATGAAGCTAACAAACTTGTTCCAGAGGGAATTGAAGGACGTGTGGCTTATAAAGGAACAGCGACAGATATCGTTTTCCAAATGCTTGGCGGATTGAAAGCAGGAATGGGATATACTGGTGCGGCTGATATTACTGCTTTGCATGATTCAGCACAATTTATCGAAATGTCTGGTGCTGGTTTGAAAGAATCACATCCGCATGATGTACAAATTACTAAAGAAGCACCTAACTATTCTGTACAATAA
- a CDS encoding capsular polysaccharide biosynthesis protein: MEEPIRILHVIGKMDRAGAETMIMNLYRTINRSKIQFDFMVHSSEKGDYDDEILALGGKIYHVPYFNVANYFDYTKKWKEFFKSHSEHKIVHGHIGSSAAIYLKIAKKFGKYTIAHSHALNSTIFSERIKYGIVSYPTRHIADYFLACSLLAGQDRFGEKVVKGNRFSVLKNAIQSDNFSYSDEVKEKSYKN, encoded by the coding sequence ATGGAGGAACCAATTAGGATTCTGCATGTTATTGGGAAAATGGACCGCGCTGGTGCTGAAACAATGATTATGAATCTTTATAGAACGATTAATCGTTCAAAAATCCAGTTTGACTTCATGGTTCACAGCTCGGAAAAAGGAGACTATGACGACGAAATACTCGCCTTAGGTGGAAAAATTTATCATGTACCTTATTTTAATGTCGCAAACTACTTTGACTATACCAAAAAGTGGAAAGAGTTTTTTAAAAGTCATTCAGAACACAAAATTGTTCATGGGCATATCGGTAGCAGTGCCGCGATTTATTTAAAGATAGCTAAAAAATTTGGAAAGTATACCATTGCACATTCCCACGCATTAAACAGTACGATATTTAGCGAGAGAATAAAATATGGTATCGTTTCTTATCCTACAAGACATATTGCGGACTACTTTTTGGCCTGTTCGTTGCTAGCAGGTCAGGACAGATTTGGGGAGAAGGTTGTCAAAGGAAATCGTTTTTCTGTTTTGAAAAATGCAATTCAATCTGATAATTTTTCTTATTCAGATGAAGTAAAAGAAAAAAGTTACAAGAATTAG
- a CDS encoding glycosyltransferase, with protein MKDKFVIGHIGRLALAKNHTFLLDVFKEVAYKKNNAVLVLVGIGPLEDKIKQKVKDLKIEDKVIFLGLRKDIPELLQAMDIFVFPSLYEGLGVVVVEAQATGINCIISDTVPDEVDIHADLLQSLPLTKPASYWAKKILETRINNRYSRQSEVIESGYDIKATVNWLQDFYLEQEIDRIRN; from the coding sequence TTGAAAGATAAGTTTGTAATTGGTCATATAGGAAGACTAGCACTCGCGAAAAATCACACCTTTTTATTAGATGTTTTTAAAGAAGTTGCTTATAAAAAAAACAACGCTGTTTTAGTTCTTGTTGGTATTGGTCCCCTGGAAGACAAAATAAAACAAAAAGTGAAAGATTTAAAAATTGAGGATAAAGTCATTTTCTTAGGTTTGAGAAAAGATATTCCAGAGTTACTGCAAGCAATGGATATATTTGTTTTTCCATCTTTATATGAAGGCTTAGGAGTGGTGGTTGTAGAAGCTCAGGCAACTGGAATTAATTGCATTATTTCTGATACGGTACCTGATGAGGTTGATATTCATGCTGACTTGCTACAAAGTCTCCCCTTGACTAAACCAGCAAGTTATTGGGCAAAGAAAATATTAGAAACTAGAATTAATAATCGTTATTCAAGACAATCAGAAGTAATTGAAAGTGGCTACGATATAAAGGCTACTGTCAACTGGCTCCAAGATTTTTATTTAGAGCAAGAAATAGATAGGATAAGGAACTAA